The proteins below are encoded in one region of Dasypus novemcinctus isolate mDasNov1 chromosome 13, mDasNov1.1.hap2, whole genome shotgun sequence:
- the LOC101434668 gene encoding uncharacterized protein: protein MVSATPVLEGLSSALRSVGRGALAEGRNVTEEWGGEVSVGLQNERPGRGPARGRVRQLSPARGQGGGRSPDVLGGSREVAARPSDGLRWRRDELALVQGNGTRVRGPSPIEEQHLPPGVEMGRNGPEHRPGSETPHPHPWSGRRAGRKSLTLTPPPFPLSQRFPSLAPPPLSFRKRSGVAKRAGTQRLAGNLGPLPLRPSGGGPKGAFLGGGEVGGVERGGGDGERGLEEADANAGVECVVTSWKRAFIYRRPDAISVFQGWECRSKRDASRHEWNVAFPELF from the exons ATGGTGTCGGCCACTCCAGTACTTGAAGGGCTTTCGTCTGCGTTAAGAAGCGTAGGGAGAGGGGCACTGGCGGAGGGGCGAAATGTTACCGAAGAATGGGGTGGAGAGGTGAGCGTCGGGTTACAGAACGAGCGCCCAG GGAGGGGCCCCGCGAGGGGGCGGGTCCGGCAACTCAGCCCGGCCCGGGGCCAAGGGGGTGGAAGGTCACCCGATGTCTTGGGTGGGTCGAGGGAAGTGGCTGCGCGCCCCAGCGACGGGCTACGGTGGAGACGCGACGAGCTGGCCCTCGTGCAGGGCAATGGGACCAGGGTGCGGGGCCCGAGTCCAATCGAGGAGCAGCACCTACCTCCGGGGGTGGAAATGGGCCGGAATGGGCCGGAACACCGTCCCGGAAGtgaaaccccccacccccacccctggagcGGGCGACGTGCCGGAAGGAAATCACTCACCCTTACACcgccccccttccccctctctcaGCGCTTTCCGTCCCTCgcgccccctcccctctcttttcGGAAGAGAAGCGGAGTAGCGAAGAGGGCGGGAACCCAGCGTCTCGCGGGCAATCTTGGTCCCCTCCCATTACGGCCAAGCGGGGGCGGGCCCAAGGGGGCGTTCCTAGGGGGCGGGGAAGTAGGAGGGGTTGAAAGAGGAGGCGGAGATGGAGAACGTGGACTGGAAGAAGCCGATGCGAACGCCGGCGTAGAGTGCGTCGTAACGTCATGGAAAAGGGCCTTTATATACAGACGTCCGGACGCCATATCGGTCTTTCAAGGCTGGGAGTGTCGTTCGAAAAG